Proteins encoded together in one Lathyrus oleraceus cultivar Zhongwan6 chromosome 5, CAAS_Psat_ZW6_1.0, whole genome shotgun sequence window:
- the LOC127087709 gene encoding uncharacterized protein LOC127087709, translated as MNESIVSNDSPRRSLSVQLSSLMIVDDSLSYDKLPSQNLTLSILKLDSSSFQVEVAKTATVAELKDAVEAVFRPEKVSWPLVWGQFCLCYEAQKLVTETDYLRDYGIKDSDQLHFVRHISNVCSIQKKSKKRIVNLNQHGRSPSQVNRCQQRENGDANNIGLESIVIENGKVQNCNTEDNRIGMGKLTGYLGGMFSEARMAVVRRARMEGGISRGIASSFRKVKGIVGQCRKPHKRNTWKEFSS; from the exons ATGAATGAATCGATTGTATCCAACGACAGCCCTCGGCGATCTCTCAGCGTTCAACTTTCCTCCCTGATGATCGTCGATGACAGTTTATCCTACGACAAACTTCCTTCCCAAAACCTCACCCTCTCCATCCTCAAACTCGATTCATCTTCATTCC AAGTTGAAGTTGCTAAAACAGCAACTGTTGCAGAACTCAAGGATGCGGTAGAGGCGGTTTTTAGACCGGAAAAAGTATCGTG GCCACTTGTTTGGGGGCAATTTTGTTTATGCTATGAAGCACAGAAGTTAGTTACAGAAACGGATTATCTTAGAGATTATGGTATCAAGGACAGTGATCAG CTTCATTTCGTTCGCCATATATCCAACGTCTGTAGTATTCAAAAGAAATCGAAGAAACGAATTGTCAATTTGAATCAACACGGGAG ATCACCGTCACAAGTGAATAGATGCCAACAGAGAGAAAATGGTGATGCGAACAACATTGGCTTAGAAAGTATAGTCATAGAGAATGGGAAGGTTCAGAATTGCAACACAGAAGATAATCGCATTGGAATGGGCAAGTTAACTGGATACTTGGGAGGTATGTTCTCAGAGGCCCGGATGGCTGTTGTGAGAAGAGCTAGAATGGAAGGTGGGATTTCCAGAGGCATAGCTAGTAGTTTTAGGAAGGTTAAAGGGATTGTAGGTCAATGCAGAAAGCCGCATAAAAGGAACACATGGAAAGAGTTCTCAAGTTGA